The following are from one region of the Stigmatella ashevillena genome:
- a CDS encoding GNAT family N-acetyltransferase has product METQRLRIRPLQGDDLNACHRLYLDIDWANKEVSEEENLKQRREWLEWTVRNYEQLALLYQPPYGDRAIVHRESGRFIGLVGLVPLLAPFGQLPSLGGVQGARFSAEVGLFWALSPSEQRQGHATEAARALVDHAFGTLKLGRILASTERTNAASIHVMRRLGMRIEENPYPEPPWFQVTGILENGSRPNHSA; this is encoded by the coding sequence TTGGAAACACAGAGACTGCGGATTCGCCCGCTTCAGGGGGATGACCTCAATGCTTGCCACCGGCTCTATCTGGACATCGATTGGGCGAACAAGGAGGTGAGCGAGGAAGAGAACCTGAAGCAGCGCCGTGAGTGGTTGGAATGGACCGTCCGCAACTATGAGCAGTTGGCGCTCCTCTACCAACCCCCTTACGGAGACCGGGCGATCGTGCATCGGGAAAGCGGCCGCTTTATAGGCCTCGTGGGCCTCGTGCCGCTGCTTGCTCCCTTTGGCCAGCTGCCCTCTCTGGGAGGGGTGCAAGGCGCGCGTTTCTCCGCGGAGGTTGGACTCTTCTGGGCGCTCTCCCCCTCCGAGCAGCGTCAAGGCCATGCAACGGAAGCCGCCCGCGCGCTGGTGGACCATGCCTTCGGTACCCTGAAGCTGGGCCGAATCCTCGCGAGCACTGAACGCACCAACGCCGCCTCGATCCACGTGATGCGCCGGTTGGGAATGCGGATCGAGGAGAACCCCTATCCCGAGCCGCCCTGGTTTCAGGTCACCGGCATCCTGGAGAATGGCTCCCGTCCGAACCACTCGGCCTGA